Proteins found in one uncultured Campylobacter sp. genomic segment:
- the proC gene encoding pyrroline-5-carboxylate reductase, which produces MKVGFIGGGNMGEAMIAALCGAGGRDCAASGENFAEYKENFAHGGRNFISDTQNFTACERNSANLEQDFASHERDSACAQSDSDTKLQVLAYARSKNEALRKRYGVQILQDEAQLAHAADMIVLATKPASYEGILHLIAPELAGKILLLLAPNFKLERAQNIVGADVLVARAMPNVAAGIGASATALCYGEYFDEASREIVRALAAKIGKFYEIDEACFAAFTGIAGSLPAYVCAFIEAAADAGVRGGLPRALCYDAVAAAVEGTARLVQSGKRPSELKDAVCSPAGTTIEGLAALEAAGFRAAVMAAIEACIAKARS; this is translated from the coding sequence ATGAAAGTGGGGTTTATCGGCGGCGGAAATATGGGCGAGGCGATGATCGCAGCACTTTGCGGAGCCGGCGGACGAGATTGCGCGGCGAGCGGAGAAAATTTTGCAGAGTATAAAGAAAATTTCGCGCACGGCGGGCGAAATTTTATTTCCGATACTCAAAATTTTACCGCTTGCGAGCGGAATTCCGCAAATTTAGAGCAGGATTTTGCGAGCCACGAACGTGATTCCGCCTGCGCGCAGTCCGACTCCGATACGAAGCTTCAAGTCCTAGCCTACGCTAGAAGCAAAAACGAAGCCTTGCGCAAGCGCTACGGCGTGCAAATTTTGCAAGACGAGGCGCAACTGGCGCACGCTGCGGATATGATCGTGCTCGCGACCAAGCCCGCTAGCTACGAAGGGATTTTGCACCTGATCGCGCCCGAGCTTGCGGGCAAAATCCTGCTTCTTTTGGCGCCGAATTTCAAGCTAGAGCGCGCCCAAAATATCGTAGGTGCGGACGTTCTCGTAGCCCGCGCAATGCCAAACGTCGCCGCGGGCATCGGCGCATCGGCTACGGCGCTGTGCTACGGCGAGTATTTTGATGAGGCCAGTCGGGAGATCGTGCGAGCGCTAGCCGCCAAAATCGGCAAATTTTACGAGATAGACGAGGCTTGCTTTGCTGCATTTACGGGGATTGCAGGTAGCCTGCCTGCGTATGTGTGCGCCTTTATCGAGGCGGCGGCGGATGCGGGCGTGCGAGGCGGACTGCCGCGGGCGCTGTGCTACGACGCGGTAGCGGCGGCGGTAGAGGGCACGGCGCGCCTGGTGCAAAGCGGCAAGCGCCCATCGGAGCTCAAAGACGCGGTTTGCTCGCCTGCAGGCACGACGATTGAGGGACTCGCGGCGCTGGAGGCTGCGGGGTTTCGCGCAGCGGTGATGGCGGCGATCGAGGCGTGCATCGCCAAAGCTCGCAGTTAG
- the ilvC gene encoding ketol-acid reductoisomerase — protein MAINVFYDKDCDLGLIKAKKVAMIGFGSQGHAHAENLRDSGVEVIVGLKKGGASWSKAEAKGFKVMSVGEATKAADLVMILTPDEFQNDIFKAEIEPNLSEGNAIAFAHGFNIHFGQIVPPKGIDCIMIAPKAPGHTVRNEFVSGGGVPMLIAVSQNESGRAKELALSYASAIGGGRTGIIETTFKAETETDLFGEQAVLCGGLCALINAGFETLVEAGYEPEMAYFECQHEMKLIVDLIYQGGMADMRYSISNTAEYGDYVSGNRVVNESSKAAMKEVLKEIQNGKFAKDFILERKAGYVRMNAERNITANSLLSKTGDKLRAMMPWIAKGKLINKDKN, from the coding sequence ATGGCAATAAATGTTTTTTACGACAAAGATTGCGATTTGGGTTTGATTAAGGCTAAAAAGGTCGCTATGATCGGCTTCGGCTCGCAGGGGCACGCTCACGCCGAAAATTTGCGCGATAGCGGCGTAGAGGTCATCGTGGGTCTAAAAAAGGGCGGCGCGAGCTGGAGCAAGGCCGAGGCAAAGGGCTTTAAAGTAATGAGCGTCGGCGAGGCTACGAAGGCAGCTGATCTTGTAATGATCCTAACGCCTGATGAGTTTCAAAACGACATTTTCAAAGCGGAAATCGAGCCAAATTTAAGCGAGGGCAACGCGATCGCGTTCGCGCACGGCTTTAATATCCACTTCGGACAGATCGTCCCTCCAAAGGGCATTGACTGCATTATGATCGCTCCGAAAGCCCCGGGCCACACCGTCCGTAATGAGTTCGTAAGCGGCGGCGGCGTGCCGATGCTGATCGCTGTTTCGCAAAACGAAAGCGGCAGAGCCAAAGAGCTTGCTCTAAGCTACGCAAGCGCGATCGGCGGCGGCCGCACCGGCATCATCGAAACGACTTTTAAAGCAGAGACCGAGACCGATCTTTTCGGCGAGCAGGCGGTGCTTTGCGGTGGACTTTGCGCACTCATCAACGCGGGCTTTGAGACCCTCGTCGAAGCGGGATATGAGCCTGAGATGGCGTATTTTGAGTGCCAGCACGAGATGAAGCTGATCGTGGATCTCATCTATCAAGGCGGTATGGCCGATATGCGCTACTCGATCTCAAACACCGCAGAATACGGCGATTACGTAAGCGGCAACCGCGTTGTAAACGAAAGCAGCAAAGCGGCGATGAAAGAGGTGCTAAAGGAGATTCAAAACGGCAAATTTGCAAAAGACTTCATCCTCGAGCGCAAGGCGGGCTATGTGCGAATGAACGCCGAGCGCAATATCACGGCAAACAGCTTGCTTAGCAAAACCGGCGATAAGCTTCGCGCGATGATGCCGTGGATCGCCAAAGGCAAGCTCATAAACAAAGATAAAAACTGA
- a CDS encoding divergent polysaccharide deacetylase family protein, with amino-acid sequence MANTNPRGRRKKRPINYIAIAFVVILCFLSGAVTYGVLDLVFSGNKAVLQQSSRKQTPESASDSRGKKPRLSVAEKEALIQKELDKIAEQNVTAPKMSIEPARQNSAGQNSSNGDSQNSVNSMTSSNSATANSANDGSDVNFTAANSASENSINSTAQSPASSGADDLSKSPRKALPAGSRAKLAIIIDDVGTDEQAQKIAALPVRVTPSIFPPEYQRKDTRSLARGFEHYAIHLPMEASSAKNNSATLRASDNYEKLRGVIAKLRADFPNAKFINNHTGSKFTADERAMQNLLRAMNEHGFLFIDSRTSPATKAKAAMNGLGMRYVHRDVFLDNQNSVAAVRKKLREAVALAKKQGYAIAIGHPKSSTLRALANSADILGEVDLVYLDEIYEYYE; translated from the coding sequence TTGGCTAATACAAATCCACGCGGGCGCCGCAAAAAGCGCCCGATCAATTACATAGCGATCGCCTTTGTCGTAATCTTATGCTTTTTAAGCGGCGCGGTTACCTATGGGGTTTTGGATCTCGTATTTTCGGGCAATAAGGCTGTGTTGCAGCAAAGCTCGCGCAAACAAACTCCCGAGAGCGCTTCCGATTCTCGCGGTAAAAAGCCTCGTTTAAGCGTTGCGGAGAAGGAAGCGCTGATTCAAAAGGAGCTTGATAAGATCGCCGAGCAAAACGTAACCGCGCCCAAGATGAGCATCGAGCCCGCACGGCAAAATTCTGCAGGACAAAATTCTTCAAACGGCGATTCGCAAAATTCCGTAAATTCTATGACTTCCTCAAATTCCGCCACCGCGAATTCGGCAAATGACGGATCGGACGTAAATTTTACCGCAGCAAATTCCGCTTCAGAAAATTCCATAAATTCTACCGCGCAAAGTCCTGCTTCTAGCGGCGCGGACGATCTTTCTAAATCGCCGCGCAAGGCTTTGCCCGCAGGTTCTCGCGCAAAGCTAGCGATCATCATCGACGACGTAGGCACCGACGAGCAGGCGCAAAAGATCGCCGCTTTGCCCGTGCGAGTGACGCCGTCCATCTTCCCGCCGGAGTATCAGCGCAAGGACACGCGCTCGCTCGCTCGCGGCTTTGAGCATTACGCGATCCACCTGCCGATGGAGGCGAGCTCTGCCAAAAACAACTCCGCGACGCTGCGAGCCTCGGATAATTACGAGAAGCTGCGCGGCGTCATAGCCAAGCTGCGCGCGGACTTTCCGAACGCTAAATTTATAAATAACCACACCGGTTCTAAATTTACAGCCGACGAGCGCGCGATGCAAAATCTGCTGCGCGCGATGAACGAACATGGATTTTTATTTATCGACTCGCGCACAAGCCCCGCTACCAAGGCCAAGGCGGCGATGAATGGGCTAGGCATGCGATACGTGCATCGCGATGTGTTTTTAGATAATCAAAACAGCGTCGCCGCGGTGCGCAAAAAGCTGCGCGAAGCCGTCGCGCTTGCTAAAAAGCAGGGTTACGCCATCGCTATCGGCCATCCCAAAAGCTCCACTCTGCGCGCGCTTGCAAACAGCGCCGACATCCTAGGCGAGGTCGATTTGGTCTATTTGGACGAAATTTATGAGTACTACGAGTGA